Proteins encoded within one genomic window of Solidesulfovibrio sp.:
- a CDS encoding lactate utilization protein, with protein MPTPKDVYYAKRLEDLAEALRGNHFKAHVVPDLAAARALVLETILPESGAKSVAYGGSATLVASGLPEALAQRPDIAVLDTLDKTLTPAEAYERRRQALLADLFLTGTNAVTEDGVLVNLDMIGNRACAIAFGPRQVVVLVGRNKLVPDLTSAVRRIKEFAAPANAIRLSKKTPCTASARCEDCGSPERICNVWTITEKSFPRGRITVICVNEDLGL; from the coding sequence ATGCCCACGCCAAAAGATGTCTATTACGCCAAGCGGCTTGAGGACTTGGCCGAGGCCTTGCGCGGCAACCATTTCAAGGCCCACGTCGTCCCCGATCTGGCCGCGGCCCGCGCCCTCGTCCTCGAAACCATTCTGCCGGAATCGGGCGCCAAGAGCGTCGCCTACGGCGGCTCGGCCACCCTGGTGGCTTCCGGGCTGCCCGAGGCCCTGGCGCAACGGCCGGACATCGCCGTCCTCGACACCCTGGACAAGACCCTCACCCCGGCCGAGGCGTACGAGCGCCGCCGCCAGGCCCTGCTCGCGGACCTTTTCCTCACCGGTACCAACGCTGTCACCGAGGACGGCGTGCTCGTCAACCTGGACATGATCGGCAACCGGGCCTGCGCCATCGCCTTTGGTCCCAGACAGGTGGTGGTGCTGGTGGGGCGCAACAAGCTCGTGCCGGACTTGACTTCCGCCGTGCGCCGCATCAAGGAATTCGCCGCTCCGGCGAACGCCATCCGGTTGTCCAAGAAAACGCCCTGCACGGCCAGCGCCCGTTGCGAGGACTGCGGCAGCCCGGAACGTATCTGTAATGTCTGGACTATCACCGAAAAGTCCTTCCCCAGAGGGCGGATCACGGTGATCTGCGTCAATGAGGATCTGGGACTCTAA